Proteins found in one candidate division KSB1 bacterium genomic segment:
- a CDS encoding FHA domain-containing protein, with protein sequence MPKLILKRKAEVLREFALPGTNSAFTVGSEPGNDVVVSDKLVSMTHFQIERQAQQFFVRDLKSAFGTYVNGTKIGSVQELHDGDVIQIGEHTLVFQNSVNDNAGQSAGGFLNDVKDAVMKAGDNEAIKRSRIAGSSIASESKSEFHRAGAASYSRVYHHTASNEIDVNDLEEEISEVLNKAGVRRESSTSSRTSTTHNKKLPYYLLAIHGPYLGKKYQLNFGETKIGRDSKLNDIVIRLNAKGEVDPSISRRHATITYRDGKFYFTDKRSQSRSYVNRQKVGETDEVCLMPGDEIEIVSDQQSTIFRFVAEGNWDFSLPKRAGEWWLRYRMQAINAATAAVLLFGLIFTLIAWRNHALITDVPNPFAAEAKIFSKLNMTGTLKTSPSARDRDWVPAPVLAELNGDDEVDILITQASGVLLAINGETRKPLWETSTIILDRSCAPAAADINGNGMADVIALTADGHLAAIDGFFGAEIWTSPFFEKEMIGPPVIADFNGDGYADVAVISVEGKLNVGYSQVFNMQWVEVDIGLECQAPLSAADLYGDGRDEIIIGTERGIVLIYDGVERRVTTTFDFNEELNKLKGSFFEDNPIRHPIGVADLNGDKTPDLIMSSRSGNLLCVSLVEKNVSQAGAVRSLWWAALASGRINEPDFAFPFALADLDNDEGADIVVLTDDGSLKAFRGRGTVGQRQPEMWQSKPDSTHWVSSPVVADFDNDGAADIVVVNGKPSLKILNGKNGKVLWRDDQVMANVTSMPLLADLSDDARLDVILLASNGAVHQFATNRRVPGGKILWGQKFGPLTNASALINIGPSALGYTVQMIIFVIVVLSAVTGNLLYQQSRRRLGRA encoded by the coding sequence ATGCCGAAGCTGATTCTCAAGCGCAAGGCGGAGGTGTTGCGGGAGTTTGCATTACCGGGCACCAATTCCGCCTTTACCGTCGGCTCGGAGCCGGGAAATGACGTCGTGGTGTCGGACAAGCTTGTTTCCATGACGCATTTTCAAATTGAACGGCAAGCCCAGCAGTTTTTTGTGCGGGATCTCAAAAGCGCCTTTGGCACTTATGTCAACGGCACGAAGATTGGCAGTGTTCAAGAGCTTCATGACGGCGATGTGATTCAGATTGGTGAGCATACCCTGGTTTTTCAAAATTCAGTTAACGATAATGCCGGTCAATCAGCCGGCGGATTTTTGAATGACGTCAAAGATGCGGTGATGAAGGCCGGCGACAACGAGGCGATCAAACGTTCGCGGATTGCCGGTTCGTCAATCGCTTCGGAGTCAAAAAGCGAATTTCACCGAGCCGGGGCCGCGTCTTATTCGAGAGTATACCATCACACCGCTTCCAACGAGATCGATGTCAACGATCTTGAAGAGGAAATTTCCGAGGTTTTGAACAAAGCCGGCGTGCGGCGGGAATCATCCACCTCGTCTCGAACCTCGACGACGCATAATAAAAAATTGCCTTATTATCTCCTCGCAATTCACGGACCGTACCTCGGAAAAAAGTATCAGCTCAATTTTGGCGAGACCAAAATCGGGCGTGACAGCAAATTGAACGACATCGTCATTCGCCTCAATGCCAAAGGTGAAGTCGATCCGAGCATCTCGCGTCGCCACGCGACGATCACATATCGCGATGGCAAATTCTATTTCACGGATAAGCGGAGCCAGAGCCGCAGCTACGTTAATCGTCAAAAGGTTGGGGAAACCGATGAAGTCTGCTTGATGCCGGGCGACGAGATCGAAATTGTCAGCGATCAGCAGAGCACGATTTTTCGTTTTGTTGCCGAGGGAAACTGGGATTTTTCCCTGCCAAAACGCGCCGGTGAATGGTGGCTGCGTTATCGCATGCAGGCGATAAACGCGGCGACCGCCGCCGTTCTTTTATTCGGATTGATTTTTACTCTCATCGCCTGGCGAAATCACGCCCTCATCACCGATGTGCCAAATCCGTTTGCGGCCGAGGCCAAAATATTTTCCAAGCTCAACATGACGGGAACGTTGAAAACTAGCCCATCGGCTCGCGACCGCGATTGGGTCCCGGCGCCGGTGTTGGCCGAACTCAATGGCGACGACGAAGTCGATATTTTGATCACGCAAGCATCCGGCGTTTTGTTGGCCATTAACGGAGAAACACGCAAACCGCTTTGGGAAACCAGCACAATTATCTTGGATCGCTCTTGCGCGCCGGCGGCGGCAGATATCAATGGCAACGGCATGGCCGATGTCATCGCCTTGACTGCGGATGGTCACCTGGCCGCGATTGACGGCTTTTTTGGCGCAGAGATTTGGACGAGTCCATTTTTTGAAAAGGAAATGATTGGGCCGCCCGTTATCGCCGATTTCAACGGCGACGGCTATGCGGATGTGGCGGTGATCAGTGTCGAGGGGAAACTGAACGTCGGCTATTCGCAAGTTTTTAACATGCAATGGGTGGAGGTCGATATCGGGCTCGAGTGCCAGGCCCCGCTTTCCGCCGCGGATTTGTACGGCGACGGCCGCGACGAAATCATCATCGGCACCGAACGCGGCATCGTTTTGATTTACGACGGCGTCGAGCGCCGCGTGACCACGACATTTGATTTTAACGAAGAATTGAACAAGTTGAAAGGCAGCTTCTTCGAGGACAATCCGATCCGGCATCCCATCGGGGTGGCGGATTTGAACGGCGACAAAACGCCGGATTTGATTATGTCGAGCCGGAGCGGGAATCTGCTTTGTGTGAGCTTGGTTGAAAAAAATGTTTCGCAAGCGGGCGCGGTTCGCAGCTTGTGGTGGGCGGCGTTAGCCAGCGGCCGCATCAATGAACCAGACTTTGCTTTTCCTTTTGCCTTGGCGGATTTGGACAACGATGAAGGCGCCGACATTGTCGTGTTAACAGATGACGGCAGTCTCAAAGCCTTTCGCGGGCGCGGCACCGTGGGCCAGCGTCAGCCGGAAATGTGGCAGAGCAAACCTGACAGCACCCATTGGGTTTCCTCGCCGGTGGTGGCCGATTTTGACAACGACGGCGCCGCCGACATCGTTGTGGTCAACGGTAAGCCTTCATTGAAAATTCTCAACGGCAAAAACGGCAAAGTGCTCTGGCGCGATGATCAGGTCATGGCGAATGTGACGAGCATGCCGTTGCTGGCTGATCTCAGCGATGATGCCAGGCTCGATGTGATATTGCTGGCGAGCAACGGCGCCGTGCATCAATTTGCCACCAACCGTCGGGTGCCGGGTGGAAAAATTTTGTGGGGTCAAAAATTTGGTCCACTCACCAATGCCTCGGCGCTGATCAACATCGGACCATCGGCGCTTGGCTATACCGTGCAGATGATCATCTTTGTGATCGTGGTGCTGTCAGCGGTAACAGGCAATTTGCTTTATCAACAAAGCCGTCGCCGCCTGGGCAGAGCGTAA
- a CDS encoding protein phosphatase 2C domain-containing protein encodes MKLIMAAATDVGTVREINEDFFYYSKPGRLMVVCDGMGGHQSGAVASRIAGKTIRDIFFHADFAELARLGEDVIDRLPPLALRLVIGVRLANRRLQLMAERNRQLRGMGTTLVAIAFGENNACAVHVGDSRLYCLRGKSLAPLTEDHSLVNQLLQDRDIRQDQVKQFRKKNVLTRALGTHPVVKVDVQWFPVQAGDMFLLCSDGFHNALKDEQISALLRCHEPDLQKMIDTMVQQAKAANGSDNITAVMTKIEKISGNPDKKDKVKMTIAEESEKIAHFQNKFIQEKYLTEKSSRGLGGAKAKRSWWPLFIGLAGVMITALVYAVIKPAWLVETPREIQVDNIAVAAPEINGATDLVAQNPTPLVAAPPIGGQLVFLHVNDPHHIERLRSWRGVRVLDQFNPDRLLPGLQPQLQQLNRKILTGAYSLVLADSLKNVVYSREGIHLHAFPAIVDTIRAEVPALPPTTEIPVSQNTLSTPRNENVARAEADTSRDQQ; translated from the coding sequence ATGAAACTCATCATGGCCGCTGCCACCGATGTGGGCACGGTCCGCGAAATCAATGAGGATTTTTTTTATTACTCCAAACCGGGCCGGCTGATGGTGGTGTGCGATGGCATGGGAGGCCATCAATCCGGCGCCGTTGCCAGCCGGATTGCCGGCAAAACCATTCGCGATATTTTTTTTCACGCCGATTTTGCCGAGCTGGCGCGGCTGGGCGAAGATGTGATCGACCGCCTGCCGCCTTTGGCTTTGCGGTTGGTCATCGGCGTGCGGCTGGCCAACCGCCGCTTGCAGTTGATGGCCGAACGCAATCGCCAATTGCGCGGCATGGGAACCACCCTCGTGGCGATTGCCTTCGGAGAAAACAACGCCTGTGCCGTGCACGTCGGCGACAGCCGCTTGTATTGTCTGCGCGGCAAGTCTTTGGCACCATTAACCGAAGATCATAGTTTGGTGAATCAGCTTTTGCAGGATCGCGACATTCGCCAGGATCAAGTCAAACAGTTTCGGAAAAAAAACGTGCTCACGCGAGCCCTGGGAACGCATCCGGTCGTGAAAGTGGATGTGCAATGGTTTCCGGTGCAGGCAGGTGACATGTTCCTGCTTTGCAGCGACGGTTTTCATAATGCGCTCAAGGATGAACAAATCTCCGCGCTGCTTCGGTGCCACGAGCCTGATCTGCAAAAAATGATCGATACGATGGTGCAGCAGGCCAAAGCCGCCAATGGCAGCGACAATATCACGGCGGTGATGACGAAAATTGAAAAAATTTCCGGCAACCCCGACAAAAAGGATAAAGTCAAGATGACGATTGCAGAGGAATCCGAGAAAATCGCACACTTTCAGAACAAATTCATTCAAGAAAAATATCTGACGGAAAAATCGAGCAGGGGCCTGGGCGGGGCGAAAGCAAAGCGATCCTGGTGGCCGTTGTTTATCGGCTTGGCCGGGGTGATGATCACGGCGCTGGTTTACGCCGTGATCAAGCCGGCCTGGCTTGTCGAGACACCGCGCGAAATCCAGGTTGATAACATTGCGGTGGCTGCGCCGGAAATCAACGGTGCAACCGACTTGGTGGCGCAAAACCCCACCCCCCTCGTTGCGGCGCCGCCGATTGGCGGCCAGCTTGTTTTTTTGCACGTTAATGACCCGCACCACATTGAACGCTTGCGCAGTTGGCGCGGCGTTCGCGTGCTCGATCAATTCAACCCTGATCGCCTCTTACCGGGGTTGCAACCACAGTTGCAGCAGCTAAACCGGAAAATTCTAACCGGCGCTTACTCGCTCGTCCTGGCAGACTCGCTAAAAAATGTTGTGTATAGCCGCGAAGGCATTCATCTCCATGCCTTTCCGGCAATCGTCGATACGATTCGCGCCGAGGTGCCGGCGCTTCCGCCCACAACGGAAATTCCGGTCTCGCAAAACACCCTGTCAACCCCGCGCAATGAAAATGTTGCTCGCGCCGAAGCGGATACGTCGCGTGACCAGCAGTAA